The stretch of DNA TTAATAATAAGAGGTTTATTATCAAAATTGAGGTAATCATTGTTAAAAAAACATTTTGTTGTTATCCCATAGTTTTAAAATGCACAAAAAAATTCCATCAGGCGAGAATGATATCTTATCTACGCCAGACGCTCTTCAGAAATCCCTTAATCACATTACTATGAGGGTTAGCCCCCGTATATAGCAGAAAACACCCGAGAGCCAGAACTCACTTGCAAGATCCTCTTTGATTCATCCTCCCGGTTGGTTTCTCTTCTTCATGCTTTTCATCCTCCAAATAGGTTCCTTATCTGCTTTAAAATCCAACGGATTAATCTTCAAGTTTGAATTTCTTGTAGAATTGTGAGTTTCAATATGCAATAGAATTGCTAGAACTAGCATTATTCGGatctacatttttttttttgtttttaattacTAATATTAGTATATTATTAGTATTGGGATTGTTGGTGAAGCTCTTATTCCGAGCCATTGCATTAGATTAGGAGCTTCTTCAAAATTTCTCAGAATTTTCTCTCCAAATTCTCTCAACCCTTATATTGCAAACTACATCATGATAGTAAATTATTGACAAAACCTTGGCTTGCCTGATACATGTTCAATTCCACCAAGGGCCATCGGATCACGATTACTTCCCAGTTCCTACAGTGCATGCCAGCAATCCTTGGATTCAAGAGTTGATCACAAAAACCACTCACCGTAGGATGTGGACTATATCAAAGTACATGTCAATATTAAAACTGGCTAGATGCTAGTCTCTGCATTAACAGTTCGGTTGAATTTGATGATTGGCATCCTAGTATTAGGTACAGAATAGGCCGTGAAACATGTAATATCATTCACCCAAATAACTGTGGATCATGGTCATGGTCTCCTCAGATTTGGGCGATGAGTTTCAGGAGAAATGTACAATGGCTAGTTTAATAAAATCCAACGGTAGACTGGTGAGGTGCAATCTAATCCATGACATCCCAGATCCACACATTCCACCTCCCCACACAATATAGAAACTCCGAAATTGCTTTATATTGTAAATCTGATTTTCCAGAAAAGTTCTCTATGCAATTGAACTAAAAATTCACCACTcttaactaaaaaaaaaaaaaaaaaaaatgttcaactTTTCTTCTTGTAATAAATAATCATTCACTACAAAATATTTACACCAAACAGACAAGATTACTGATCAATGTGCGTaaaaaatattataaatactCGGCAAAAACTGCTCTTGTAAGCAACCAATATAAATTTACCACGATACAAATGGTACATATGATCCCATATGTACGGAGTAAACAATAGCACTCTCAAACCTAGAACATAAGAATAAGATCCTTTCTGGAGAAAAGTAACAAAGACGATAAAAACAAAGTCGTGGGCTCCATTGAGCTTCGCCATCCATGTCCTCTACGATACCATACTAAAACCAGTACACTTCCTACAATCAGTGATCAGCAAACAAAACTACTGCCAGTCTAATCCTCATTATCGTCAGCATGCTCCAATAGGTAGTTAGCGGCCAACTGTTCATTGCGCTCACAAGCTAAAAATGCCTCAATGACCAGGGCTCTATCAAAACCCATTCCCTCAAGCTGGATGAAAAAAACAACCCTAATAAGTACCACCTCCATCCCAATCATGAGATGTCGACGGTGACCaatattttctcaaaataaataCTCCCTACACATTTTTACTCTGATGTTCCTGCATGACTTTTTGTGGTGGTCAAAACAATACTATAACCCCCAATTTTAATATTTGTATATTACCTTTTTGTTGAAAAAAATAATTTTCCGAAAGATTATTTTACTCTTAGGTAAATCATATTATAATTCTTTACAATTTTCAATACAAATCAAACAGAAACATCGTAGTGAAAAGGAGTAAATAGTTGACATGGTAATATAAAGATAATTGGTTAAATAGAACAAACAAGATATATTTGTAAGTTGTAACTACACATGTGGAGAAACTAAGAGAAACTAATGGTCAAAGACTCCAAGTTGACATTGTTTTACCACAAATGAGGATTTAAATTTGGAATTGAGGAAGTAGAATGTAAAACAAAAGTGAGGTGGCAGCCAGTGAGTCCATACCCGTTCAATAGCTTCCTGTTCCTCTTGTGTGACACTGATAGAATGGGGCATATCCTGATCAGGCTGATCAAAAATATCTCTACAAAGAAAACCAAGAAATATAAAATGTTTGTTAAAGTTAGCGTAGAAGCTAACAAGAAAAAAGATCCGCATGATTGTTAAACGTGCAATTTCCCAAGTCAATTAATAGCTTATGCAGGACACTTGTATCTAAGTTAGAAAGCAACAAAGCCTTGGTCACAGAATGATTACATGAATCGACGTTGGAAAAAGTGAATGCAAGGTAAAGAGTGCATAGCACTTGTAAACAAGCTATGTTACATGTATTCTTCATATAAACTCACGTACCCAAGTGGCCGAGTCCAACCCTCGACACTCGGATATGAGTATGACGCTTTAATACTTCACTTTAAGCCAAAAATATTTACAATTCATGGAACTATACAAGTCTGACATTTAACCACGCTCCCTAGCAAATCTTTCCAATCAAGTCTGAGTAACATAGTAAACAAGGGCCACTGCATGAGATTTGTTGCACATCAAGTGCGATGTTATGAAAATGGAGCATAATGATTAAAAAAAAAGCCTACACCACAGAAAAATGGACAGGATAAACTGAAATGCATACAACCCAAATGAATTTAGACGTTGGAAATGTAAAATATTTATGAATGAAATCAAAAATAGACGGCCATTGCCATCATTTGGAGCAAAATAGATAGGATATGTAAACATGTAAAATTTCAAGCACAAGGAGCAATCATTGAGCTGAATTTTGTTAAGTCATATTTAGATTCTCGATCGAAGGTGGGAAAGAAATCTTAGTCTCACCCTTCAGAACCATCAAGAGGTTCATTAAGGAGTTGAAGAAATTCAGCATGGTGATCCTGGATTAGTCTTAAAAGCTGGGGATTCTGCTTCCCAAGCTCCTGAAGCATTGGCTGCATACCAAGATATGAGACTATTTAACACAATGCTGAAGAAAATAAAAAGTTCTTTGTCAAAGACCCAAATCACACAAAACCTGTAATATTTGTGGATTTGTTTGCACCATGGAGCGCAATGCCTGAAACTGAAAGATCAAAACAGAAACACGAAACACGTTAAATAGAGTTTTCAAATTCCCAATAAAAAGAATTGCTAAAATGAATTACACAAGgccttgtttggttggagagaGTGGCTGAAAAGGGATGGAGCATTTTCCATTATTTGATTAGTGAGTTAGGATGGAAGGAAATGAAAGCAAGGGATTTATTTTCTTTCCTATAGCCAAACTGAAATCCATTTCTTGAAGGAAAAAGATACAGTTCCCTTCGCTTCCATGTAAGGTGTATTCAATAAAGAGTAAAAGGACTATGTAGTCTCAGTAAACTCTTCGTACCACTCCCTTAAGAGCTGACACAAATATTGCGAAGAGCGATAAACTAGAAGAAAAACATGGTTACCTCCTGCCCTCAGAGTGGCTTCCCTGTTCTTCTCTCGGGTCAATATCTCCGGCTTTACACAATTTACACTATTATCCCACTTCTCTCTGTAAAGTATAATAGACCACAAAAGCCTGACTAATCTTTTCTCATGTCAACATATCAATAAATCACACTCTATTCCACCATCGTACACACTCTCTGAGTCCTATACTTTCACCTATAGTTTTTAGTGCCTTGATTTTCAAGTTATTTATGTTTCCCAAGGTGGTTTGCCTTTCAATTTACCAAAACCATTGATTGTGTGATCACATGGATATTTTAGGTCACTTTCTCTCACCTCAATGAAACCGGTGCATCCAGGAAAGAATTCCTTTCATGATTTTGTTTTTAAACCATGTTTCACGAGTAACATTTGTTTTAGCGCCATCTTATCCAACTCAGCACACATAATTTCTCACTCCTCCCAAACACTACCATGATTGCTACTACGCTCATGATACCATACAACAACAGACCATAACTCATGAACCCCCTGTACTTCAAATGATATTTACTCTTCCCAAACCTCCATAGAAATATTTAAGTTCTCTCTTTCCAATGAACTCTCTTCCATTTTGTTTGTTACAATTTAATTAAGGATTAAAATTTTAGTAGATAATTATTTTCTGAGCTAagcgatttcaaaaaaaaattaatcgcCTATCATCACAAGTAAGTTAAAGATACACATCTTCAGCGTGAATGCGTTATAGGATAATAGTCAATAGAGTTTATGCATGAGTTTAATCCATTTTATGTACGCATTCATTATTTGAATATGAAGTGTGTACTACCAAAATACTTAGTTGTACTTGTACAAAGCATTATCTTCGAAGGGGTGTGATCATGGAAGTTCTAAGTTCACAAATTAAAACTTCGCAACACTTAAAGGCTCATTATTGGGCTAGCAACTAGCAAGTAGTTGATGTTAAAGAATAAGGGAGAGTTAGTTTTAAAAGGCAATAGGCTCAGCTCGGTAACGATGAGTCGTGGCTGATGACGCTCACTGTTTTGAAAAAAGAAGGAAATGATGGGACGAAGAGGAGAGCATTTTATAAGAACTAGAAGAAAAAATATAGAAATTGCATACTGTACGATTCACTAGTTGTACCACGTGTACAAGAAGCACCTAAGGCATGCCGCAAGGTGTTATGGCTAGTATCATGTGAAGCTACTACCTAAGCGCGTTGGTTTTTCCCTTTCAATAAGGAGATAGAAGAAAGTTAACACGTGGTCacggattatgatggaataaagcaatgTGGTTTGCTATTTTCATTTTGGGTCATCCAAAAGCAACCGCTCTACATTGTTAACGTAGGGGCAAGACAGCGTAAAGTAATGGTTTGAACTTTTTAGTAGTTTTATATTAGTTTTGCTACGGTACTCCATGTATTCCAGCTCCACATATTATTGCACTTCCACATAGACCTAGCAAACCGCTCATTTGGTTTGGATTTCGATCACGTTAAATTGGATTGGTGTCATTCAAGCTATCCATAGTTTCAATTTCAGATCGATTCTGGGATTCATTTCAGTTCCACCTTAATTGGTTTGTGATTTTTTGGGTCGGGTATGGTCCAAGTCGGGTCAATATCAGATCATGTGAGTTTCGTTCATGTTTTAATTAAGCTGGGTATCAATAAATAGGCTTAACATTCATTATATGTATCATTTTAAATGCACTAATTCAAATTACCATAGCTAAATAAAACATCAATGAGAAAACCCATAAATTGAGTTTTTCCTCGGAAAAAAAATCATTTTAGTTCGGGTTCAATCGGTTCAGTTAGCACTATTTAAGATGCATTCAAGTTCCGGTATCTTTCAATTATGTCGAATTTTGTTCAATTTTGGAGCGATTTAGATTGAGTTAGGTTTCGGGTACTACTCAAGTTACTCATATCGGGTCTTCAATCAGATATCAATTCAGATATTTTGATCGGTTTTTCGGGTATTGTCATTCAGGTTTATTTTTATGGGTCTAATTCCACACAATACATATACATTTGGAATGGACTGCTAGGAGAGCAAAAACAAGAAACAAAAATTTTCCCCATGCCTACCATTATGGCACAGCCAATTTACCTCCTACCAAAACCTTACCCATTCCCAAGACCGGCCATCATACCTAGTCCAATTTCCCCACCCATGCCAACCACTAAATTGGGTCACTCAACCACCATCTGTAGTCCCCTTCCTCATTCTGCTTCTTGTCCCTTTCTCTCCACATGCCATATCATCTCTCCCTTGCCTCTTCTCACATAACATGTTAAGACTTTCCAGGGTTAATGGTTGTCAAGTAGTGTGAATGGATTTACATGGACAAACTGAGATAGATGAAGTTCTTGTTTCTCGCATTTGATAGTCACCAATGATGGCAACTCAATGACGAAAGTTGATGAATAGAGAGGGGATGTGGTAGATATTAGTCATAGTACTAAGTACGAGTGTGAAGTTTAGGTTGTGGGAAACTAAGTCCATGATGGCTAAGAATGTGCCACACTGACTATGAGATTGTGGTGACAAAAAGGTTGACATGTTTAATACAAAAGGGTGAAGTGAATCAATGGTAATTTCAGATGGCTAAAAGTTGCCTAGAGTAGAAATGTAAACAGCGTGCTGGAACCGCCTAAAAAAACAAGCCGTAGAAGTTGTCGGAAAGGAGCGAATagttattataaaaataaattacaaaGCAATGGCAACTTATTCTTCTTATATGAAAGTTTGACGCATCTGATAGTAACTTTTGTATCACTTTAAATCTTTTTTACTAATCATATTAGAAATGCAACTTCAACCAGTATCTCATCTGAAAGATGACAAACATGAATAAAGAAGTCTAGAAAAAGACAAAAGTCTAACCTGAGGATTGTTCCTAAgaaaatcaagtgatccaaagcCTTCATCACCAGCATCCGACAACAACTCCTATGCAATTCCATCTTTAGAAAAGAGATGATATCTTAACTAGCACAAAGACAAGCAGAATCGCTGAACCTGTCAGATGTACCTGAGGAAACATATTTAGCGGAGAAGAATTAGGCGCACCAGAAACCTGCACAGGAGCTACACCACTTTCAGTAGCAGCGATTCCCTGATTAGCAGGAAACAGTGGCACCGGCTCAGCAACTACAGTTGTTTCTGGAATACCCTGCGCACAACAGTGAAAGATCTAAATGCCAACTCGTTTCTGATTGGCAAAAACGCAGGTGCTTCCAAATTTTAAAGACGTACAGAATATAAATAATCTACAGCACGCTCAGGGTTGTTGTAAGCCGCTCTGAGTGCACGGGTAACTGTGTCTCTGTCCCAACTTCCACCACCCATATCCAGAAGCTGTTGAATAGTCTGCTCCATATTGGTACCGGCAACTAGATTTGACGCAGCCTGACCATAGGTTTCTGAAGGCACACTGGAAAAAGGGTATCAGGAATAAAGTGAGGATATAAAAGTTATTGAACCGGTTAGATAGCACAGTTGCTCGGACAAGCGAGTTGGATATTAAAGTTTTGCCTTTTATTGTGAACCTAAAATAACTTTAAACAAACCCACCAACAAACCATAAAAACCCCTGCGGACACCAACCATTAAACACTTTAATCGAAAGTTGTAAACCTCTTACTGCCCAAGTCTTATTTAGGAGGTGCTGCTAACCAACAATCGGGGTTGAACTACTCTTATCAAATTATTTGCTAACAGTTGTCAACTTAAAGCACAGTGGAACCATCCGTTTAATAGGTTTCTTCTGGTATGCAAGGAACAAATAAAGTTTTTAATAGGAAGAATTTTTCACTAATAGAAACAAAAAAGCAGGCGCTAATAGAGCATACTAGCAACAAATGAAGTTCAGTAAGAAAGGGGCACACGTCAATAAAAGACACTTGAAGGGCACATCCTAGGCTTGTCAACAGACAATTTACATTGTTTCATATAGCTTCACCAAATTATTCTCAAGCTCCTTATAAGACCTATCAAATAATATCCTGACAGAACTATCAGCTGAGCCTACTCACTTTAACCTTGTGATTTATAATAGT from Silene latifolia isolate original U9 population chromosome 10, ASM4854445v1, whole genome shotgun sequence encodes:
- the LOC141605685 gene encoding ubiquitin receptor RAD23b-like yields the protein MKLTVKTLKGSHFEIRVHPNDTIMAVKKNIEDVQGKDNYPCGQQLLIHNGKVLKDETTLTDNKVSEDGFLVVMLSKSKTLGAVGASSTQLAPSPIPIAVPTSNASAISPPEAQMTSKDATGSNSAASDVPSETYGQAASNLVAGTNMEQTIQQLLDMGGGSWDRDTVTRALRAAYNNPERAVDYLYSGIPETTVVAEPVPLFPANQGIAATESGVAPVQVSGAPNSSPLNMFPQELLSDAGDEGFGSLDFLRNNPQFQALRSMVQTNPQILQPMLQELGKQNPQLLRLIQDHHAEFLQLLNEPLDGSEGDIFDQPDQDMPHSISVTQEEQEAIERLEGMGFDRALVIEAFLACERNEQLAANYLLEHADDNED